One region of Nycticebus coucang isolate mNycCou1 chromosome 10, mNycCou1.pri, whole genome shotgun sequence genomic DNA includes:
- the UBE2M gene encoding NEDD8-conjugating enzyme Ubc12, with product MIKLFSLKQQKKEEESAGGTKGSSKKASAAQLRIQKDINELNLPKTCDISFSDPDDLLNFKLVICPDEGFYKSGKFVFSFKVGQGYPHDPPKVKCETMVYHPNIDLEGNVCLNILREDWKPVLTINSIIYGLQYLFLEPNPEDPLNKEAAEVLQNNRRLFEQNVQRSMRGGYIGSTYFERCLK from the exons atGATCAAGCTGTTCTCGCTGAAGCAgcagaagaaggaggaggagtcGGCGGGCGGCACCAAGGGCAGCAGCAAGAAGGCGTCGGCGGCGCAGCTGCGAATCCAGAAGG ATATAAACGAGCTGAACCTGCCCAAGACGTGTGATATCAGCTTTTCAGACCCAGATGACCTCCTCAACTTCAAGCTGGTCATTTGTCCTGATGAG GGCTTCTACAAGAGCGGGAAGTTTGTGTTCAGTTTTAAG GTGGGCCAGGGTTACCCGCATGACCCCCCCAAGGTGAAGTGTGAGACGATGGTCTATCACCCCAACATTGACCTCGAGGGCAACGTCTGCCTCAACATTCTCAG AGAGGACTGGAAGCCAGTCCTTACGATAAACTCCATAATTTATGGCCTGCAGTATCTCTTTTTG GAGCCCAACCCTGAGGACCCACTGAACAAGGAGGCTGCCGAGGTCCTGCAGAACAACCGGCGGCTGTTTGAGCAAAATGTGCAGCGCTCCATGCGGGGTGGCTACATCGGCTCCACCTACTTTGAGCGCTGCCTGAAATAG
- the CHMP2A gene encoding charged multivesicular body protein 2a, translating into MDLLFGRRKTPEELLRQNQRALNRAMRELDRERQKLETQEKKIIADIKKMAKQGQMDAVRIMAKDLVRTRRYVRKFVLMRANIQAVSLKIQTLKSNNSMAQAMKGVTKAMGTMNRQLKLPQIQKIMMEFERQAEIMDMKEEMMNDAIDDAMGDEDDEEESDAVVSQVLDELGLSLTDELSNLPSTGGSLSVAAGGKKAEAAASALADADADLEERLKNLRRD; encoded by the exons ATGGACCTTTTGTTCGGGCGCCGAAAGACGCCAGAGGAGCTGCTACGGCAGAACCAGAGGGCCCTGAACCGCGCCATGCGGGAGCTGGACCGTGAGCGACAAAAACTAGAGacccaggaaaagaaaatcattgcaGACATCAAGAAGATGGCTAAACAGGGCCAGATG GATGCTGTGCGCATTATGGCAAAAGACCTGGTTCGCACTAGGCGCTATGTGCGCAAGTTTGTGTTGATGCGGGCCAACATCCAGGCCGTGTCCCTCAAGATCCAGACACTCAAGTCCAACAACTCAATGGCACAAGCCATGAAAGGTGTCACCAAGGCCATGGGCACCATGAACAGACAG cTGAAATTACCCCAGATTCAGAAGATCATGATGGAGTTTGAGCGGCAGGCAGAGATCATGGACATGAAAGAGGAGATGATGAATGATGCCATAGATGATGCCATgggtgatgaagatgatgaagagGAGAG TGATGCTGTTGTGTCCCAGGTGCTGGATGAGCTGGGACTGAGCCTGACAGACGAGCTGTCAA ACCTCCCCTCAACTGGAGGCTCACTCAGTGTGGCTGCTGGTGGGAAAAAAGCAGAGGCTGCAGCCTCAGCCCTGGCTGATGCTGATGCAGACCTGGAGGAGCGGCTCAAGAACCTGCGGAGGGACTGA
- the TRIM28 gene encoding transcription intermediary factor 1-beta: protein MAASAAAAASAAAASATSGSPGPGEGSAGGEKRTAASSAAASASASASASSPAGGGGEALELLEHCGVCRERLRPEREPRLLPCLHSACSACLGPAAPAAANSSGDGGAAGDSAVVDCPVCKQQCFSRDIVENYFMRDSGSKAATDAQDANQCCTSCEDNAPATSYCVECSEPLCETCVEAHQRVKYTKDHTVRSTGPAKSRDGERTVYCNVHKHEPLVLFCESCDTLTCRDCQLNAHKDHQYQFLEDAVRNQRKLLASLVKRLGDKHATLQKSTKEVRSSIRQVSDVQKRVQVDVKMAILQIMKELNKRGRVLVNDAQKVTEGQQERLERQHWTMTKIQKHQEHILRFASWALESDNNTALLLSKKLIYFQLHRALKMIVDPVEPHGEMKFQWDLNAWTKSAEAFGKIVAERPGTNSTGPAPMAPPRAPGTLSKQGSGSGQPMEVQEGYGFGSDDPYSSAEPHVSGVKRSRSGEGEVSGLMRKVPRVSLERLDLDLTADSQPPVFKVFPGSTTEDYNLIVIERGAAAAAAGQPGTAPPGTPGAPPLPGMAIVKEEETEAAIGAPPATEGPETKPVLVALSEGPSVEGPRLASPSGSTSSGLEVVAPEGTSAPGGGPGTLDDSATICRVCQKPGDLVMCNQCEFCFHLDCHLPALQDVPGEEWSCSLCHVLPDLKEEDGNLSLDAADSSGVVAKLSPANQRKCERVLLALFCHEPCRPLHQLATDSTFSLDQPGGTLDLTLIRARLQEKLSPPYSSPQEFAQDVGRMFKQFNKLTEDKADVQSIIGLQRFFETRMNEAFGDTKFSAVLVEPPPLSLPSAGLSSQELSGGPGDGP from the exons ATGGCGGCCTCGGCAGCGGCGGCGGCCTCAGCGGCAGCGGCTTCAGCCACCTCTGGCAGCCCGGGCCCGGGCGAGGGCTCGGCTGGCGGTGAGAAGCGCACCGCCGCCTCTTCGGCTGCGGCCTCGGCCTCGGCATCGGCCTCGGCGTCGTCGCCCGCCGGGGGCGGCGGGGAGGCGCTGGAGTTGCTGGAGCACTGTGGCGTGTGCCGGGAGCGCCTGCGGCCGGAGAGGGAGCCGCGCCTGTTGCCCTGCCTGCACTCGGCCTGCAGTGCCTGCCTAGGGCCCGCCGCGCCCGCCGCCGCCAACAGCTCGGGGGACGGCGGCGCGGCAGGCGACAGTGCCG TGGTGGATTGTCCCGTGTGCAAGCAGCAATGCTTCTCCAGAGACATTGTGGAGAATTACTTCATGCGTGATAGTGGCAGCAAGGCTGCCACTGATGCCCAGGATGCAAACCAG TGCTGCACTAGCTGTGAGGATAATGCACCAGCCACCAGCTACTGTGTGGAATGCTCCGAGCCGCTGTGTGAGACTTGCGTGGAGGCGCATCAGCGGGTGAAGTACACCAAGGACCACACTGTGCGTTCCACTG GGCCAGCCAAATCTCGGGATGGTGAGCGTACTGTCTATTGCAATGTGCACAAGCATGAACCCCTTGTGCTGTTTTGTGAGAGCTGTGATACCCTCACCTGCCGAGACTGCCAGCTTAATGCCCACAAGGATCACCA ATACCAGTTCCTAGAGGATGCAGTGAGGAACCAGCGAAAGCTCCTGGCCTCTCTGGTGAAGCGCCTTGGGGACAAACACGCAACATTGCAAAAGAGCACCAAGGAGGTTCGCAGCTC GATCCGCCAGGTGTCTGACGTACAGAAGCGTGTGCAGGTGGATGTCAAGATGGCCATTCTGCAGATTATGAAGGAATTGAACAAGCGGGGCCGTGTACTGGTCAATGATGCTCAG AAGGTGACTGAGGGGCAGCAGGAGCGCCTGGAGCGGCAGCACTGGACCATGACCAAGATCCAGAAGCACCAGGAGCACATCTTGCGCTTTGCCTCTTGGGCTCTGGAGAGTGACAACAACACAGCCCTACTGCTTTCTAAGAAGTTG ATCTATTTCCAGTTGCATCGGGCCCTCAAGATGATTGTGGATCCTGTGGAGCCACATGGAGAGATGAAGTTTCAGTGGGACCTCAATGCCTGGACCAAAAGTGCTGAGGCCTTTG GGAAGATTGTGGCAGAGCGCCCCGGCACCAACTCAACAGGCCCTGCACCCATGGCCCCTCCGAGGGCCCCAGGGACCCTGAGCAAGCAGGGCTCTGGCAGTGGCCAG CCCATGGAGGTACAGGAAGGCTATGGCTTTGGATCAG ATGATCCCTACTCAAGTGCAGAGCCCCATGTGTCAGGTGTGAAGCG GTCCCGCTCAGGTGAGGGTGAGGTGAGCGGCCTCATGCGAAAGGTGCCACGAGTGAGCCTTGAACGCTTAGACCTGGATCTCACAGCTGACAGCCAGCCACCCGTCTTCAAGGTCTTCCCGGGCAGCACCACTGAGGACTACAACCTTATCGTTATTGAGCGGggtgctgctgctgcagctgctggacAGCCTGGGACTGCGCCTCCGGGAACCCCTGGTGCCCCTCCACTACCTGGCATGGCCATCGTCAAG gaggaggagacagaggcCGCCATTGGAGCCCCTCCTGCTACAGAGGGCCCTGAGACCAAACCTGTGCTAGTGGCTTTGTCGGAGGGTCCCAGTGTTGAGGGCCCCCGCCTGGCCTCACCCAGTGGCAGTACCAGCTCAGGCCTGGAAGTGGTGGCTCCTGAAGGCACCTCAGCCCCAGGTGGTGGCCCAGGCACCCTGGATGACAGTGCTACCATTTGCCGTGTCTGCCAAAAGCCAGGTGACCTGGTCATGTGCAACCAGTGTGAGTTTTGCTTCCACCTAGACTGCCACCTTCCTGCCCTGCAGGATGTACCAGG GGAGGAGTGGAGCTGCTCGCTGTGTCATGTGCTGCCTGACTTGAAGGAGGAGGATGGCAATCTCAGCCTGGATGCTGCAGACAGCTCTGGTGTGGTGGCCAAACTCTCACCAGCCAACCAGCGG AAATGTGAGCGTGTTCTGCTGGCCCTGTTCTGTCATGAACCTTGCCGTCCCCTGCATCAGTTGGCTACCGACTCCACTTTCTCCCTG GACCAGCCTGGTGGCACCCTAGACCTGACCCTGATCCGTGCCCGCCTCCAGGAGAAGTTGTCCCCCCCCTACAGCTCCCCTCAGGAGTTTGCCCAGGATGTGGGCCGCATGTTCAAGCAGTTCAACAAGTTGACTGAG GACAAGGCGGACGTGCAGTCCATCATCGGCCTGCAGCGCTTCTTCGAGACGCGCATGAATGAGGCCTTCGGTGACACCAAGTTCTCTGCTGTGCTGGTGGAACCTCCGCCGCTGAGCCTGCCCAGTGCTGGCCTGAGTTCCCAGGAGCTGTCTGGTGGCCCTGGTGATGGTCCCTGA